A single Candidatus Rubidus massiliensis DNA region contains:
- a CDS encoding putative oxidoreductase: MSTNYDVAIIGAGPAGGFCAKELAKKGFKVLIIDKLADPTINAYSSGGAPIEILSNFDLPVYLVSNYLDKFTISSSKNTNTWTSEENYGVILDFAKLRAYFSETAKELGASVHWHTDFISYCKKDNKYQLTLKNLTSQTVFLVTTTIIIDASGTDRKLFGKKQTSNLMPMTGIEYFIKVDNKIHNNYDNNLTFLIGQKWMPQGYGWVFPASVPYLKVGVIRYFANQSLVPHEHSYKYYIENIITQKFNQAEVTLRHGKTIDYAMHQNDKKCEHNIFVIGDAISSVNPLACEGIRHALATAQIACNVIANKGDSTKYQMQLKKYFRFNWLIMEKIMQYIYTRKNDDDLEDIFYAFKKLSLKEITDLGFNYKLLALTKFSWAFFLNKIAKIKK, encoded by the coding sequence ATGTCAACAAATTATGATGTTGCAATTATAGGTGCAGGACCAGCGGGTGGGTTTTGCGCTAAAGAATTAGCGAAAAAAGGATTTAAAGTACTAATTATTGATAAATTAGCAGATCCCACAATTAATGCGTATTCAAGTGGTGGAGCACCAATAGAAATTTTATCAAATTTTGATCTGCCAGTATATCTAGTATCGAATTATCTAGACAAATTTACAATTAGCTCTTCTAAAAATACGAATACATGGACTTCAGAAGAAAATTACGGTGTTATTTTAGATTTTGCTAAATTGCGAGCTTATTTTAGTGAAACAGCAAAAGAATTAGGCGCAAGTGTCCATTGGCATACAGATTTTATTAGTTATTGTAAAAAAGATAACAAATATCAATTAACCCTAAAAAATCTAACAAGCCAAACGGTATTTTTAGTAACGACAACTATAATCATTGATGCTTCAGGAACCGATAGAAAGCTATTTGGAAAAAAGCAAACGTCTAATTTAATGCCAATGACAGGTATTGAATATTTTATCAAAGTAGATAACAAAATTCATAACAATTACGACAATAATCTCACATTTTTGATAGGGCAGAAATGGATGCCTCAAGGTTATGGATGGGTTTTTCCAGCAAGTGTTCCCTATTTAAAGGTTGGAGTCATTCGTTATTTTGCCAATCAATCTCTAGTTCCTCATGAACATTCTTACAAATACTATATTGAAAATATCATTACTCAAAAATTCAATCAGGCAGAAGTTACCTTAAGACATGGCAAAACAATTGATTATGCTATGCATCAAAATGACAAAAAGTGTGAGCATAATATTTTTGTCATAGGTGATGCCATATCATCTGTCAATCCTTTAGCTTGTGAAGGTATCAGGCACGCTTTAGCTACTGCGCAGATAGCTTGTAATGTTATCGCTAACAAAGGTGATAGTACAAAATATCAAATGCAATTAAAAAAATATTTCCGTTTCAATTGGCTTATAATGGAAAAAATAATGCAATACATTTACACTCGAAAAAATGATGACGATTTAGAAGATATTTTTTATGCTTTTAAAAAACTATCTTTAAAAGAAATCACTGATTTAGGTTTTAATTATAAGCTTTTGGCTTTAACCAAATTTTCTTGGGCTTTTTTCCTCAATAAAATAGCCAAGATCAAAAAATGA
- the adhT gene encoding Alcohol dehydrogenase, with protein sequence MKAMVLKKVKSPLVLEQVPNPIPSNDEVLIRIQACAICRTDLHIFDGELPNPKIPLILGHQIVGTVIGLGKNVTKFQIGERVGVPWLGYTCGTCQYCKKNQENICENPIYTGYTKDGGLAEFCTAHAEFCLKLPSQYDSENLAPLLCGGLIGYRALRFTTGENIGFYGFGSSAHILLQVAKKAHKNIFVFTKPNDTQAQNLSIQLGAMWAGSSDQTPPKQLDSAIIFAPVGELIPKALKDIIKGGSVVCAGIHMSLIPSFSYDLLWGERIVRSVTNLTRQDGKEFMSLAKKIDMQTKINVYSLEKANQALSDLKNGNITGSVVIKIS encoded by the coding sequence ATGAAAGCTATGGTTTTAAAAAAAGTAAAGTCTCCTCTTGTTTTAGAGCAAGTACCCAATCCAATCCCATCTAATGATGAAGTGCTGATTAGAATCCAAGCATGCGCAATCTGTCGCACGGATTTACATATTTTTGATGGTGAATTGCCAAATCCAAAAATCCCTTTAATATTGGGTCATCAAATAGTGGGAACTGTTATAGGATTGGGGAAAAATGTGACAAAATTTCAAATAGGTGAACGAGTTGGAGTTCCTTGGCTTGGTTATACTTGCGGCACTTGCCAATATTGCAAAAAGAATCAAGAAAATATTTGTGAAAACCCCATTTATACAGGGTATACTAAAGATGGTGGATTGGCAGAGTTTTGCACAGCCCATGCAGAGTTTTGTTTAAAACTTCCCTCACAATATGACAGTGAAAATTTAGCACCTCTTTTATGTGGAGGGTTAATAGGTTATAGAGCCCTTAGGTTTACTACTGGAGAAAACATAGGTTTTTATGGTTTTGGATCTTCAGCACATATTCTCTTGCAAGTAGCCAAAAAAGCCCACAAAAATATATTTGTATTTACTAAACCAAACGACACTCAAGCACAAAATTTAAGTATTCAACTAGGAGCAATGTGGGCCGGATCCTCAGATCAAACACCTCCTAAACAACTAGACTCAGCCATTATTTTTGCACCTGTTGGTGAACTTATCCCCAAAGCTTTAAAAGATATTATAAAAGGTGGTTCAGTGGTTTGTGCTGGCATTCATATGTCGTTAATACCAAGTTTTTCTTACGATCTTTTATGGGGTGAAAGAATAGTGCGTTCAGTTACAAACCTTACTAGGCAAGATGGGAAAGAATTTATGTCACTTGCTAAAAAAATCGATATGCAAACCAAAATTAATGTCTATTCTTTAGAAAAGGCTAATCAAGCTTTATCTGATTTAAAAAATGGGAATATTACTGGCTCAGTCGTAATAAAAATTAGCTAA
- the azr_2 gene encoding FMN-dependent NADPH-azoreductase: MNEQPKILAFAGSLREGSYNKKLVKVAIKGAEAAGAKVTFIDLKDFPMPILNQDEEDSQGLPENAKKLKKIMLEHDGFLISSPEYNSSISGVLKNFIDWTSRQETKDEPPLSCFVGKVAALLSASPGQLGGIRGLVHLRSILGNINVLLLPQQKCISQAHEAFNEDGTLKNNKQQKEVEKIGADLARLITSIKSRT; encoded by the coding sequence ATGAATGAACAGCCAAAAATCTTAGCCTTTGCAGGAAGTTTAAGAGAGGGATCTTATAACAAAAAACTTGTCAAAGTTGCTATTAAAGGAGCCGAAGCCGCAGGAGCTAAAGTTACCTTTATCGATTTAAAAGATTTTCCCATGCCCATTTTAAACCAAGATGAAGAGGATAGCCAAGGATTACCAGAAAATGCCAAGAAACTAAAAAAAATAATGTTAGAACATGATGGTTTTTTAATCTCATCACCAGAGTATAATAGTTCCATATCAGGGGTTTTAAAGAATTTTATAGACTGGACTTCAAGGCAGGAAACCAAAGATGAACCGCCTTTAAGCTGTTTTGTTGGAAAAGTTGCAGCACTGTTAAGTGCTTCACCTGGCCAGTTAGGAGGTATTAGGGGTTTAGTTCATTTAAGATCGATTCTTGGAAATATTAATGTTTTGCTTTTGCCACAACAAAAATGTATTTCTCAAGCTCATGAAGCATTTAATGAAGATGGTACACTAAAAAATAATAAGCAACAAAAAGAAGTAGAAAAAATAGGGGCTGATTTAGCAAGACTAATTACTAGTATTAAATCCAGAACTTAA
- the glkA gene encoding Glucokinase produces MKKKATIGIDLGGTKIAFGLITSDGEILEKKIIPTESSKGVDYIKQNIVTNVNELLKEKNISISGIGIGVAGQVDLNGQIIFLPNLNWKNIPLKRDLEESLHLPVAITNDVRAAAWGEWLFGGGKGSHNMVLIFVGTGIGSGIVIDGKMINGATNTFGEIGHMTIEIEGSLCTCGNTGCWETLASGWGIAAKTKREVEKNPKDAKKLLERVQNKIDHITTKKIIELAKDGDPYCQKIVKEMAHALGVGMVNIVNTFNPEKVILGGGIIAGRPEFISEIKDLVRHRALPLSASKVEFIRAKIEEDAGMVGAAAYALQLFNKKAHEPPVIL; encoded by the coding sequence ATGAAAAAGAAAGCTACTATCGGCATTGATCTGGGAGGCACTAAAATTGCTTTTGGACTCATAACATCCGACGGAGAAATATTAGAAAAAAAAATTATTCCTACAGAATCATCAAAAGGCGTCGACTACATAAAACAAAATATAGTCACCAATGTAAATGAATTATTAAAAGAAAAAAACATATCCATTTCTGGAATCGGAATCGGAGTTGCTGGACAAGTAGATTTAAACGGGCAAATAATCTTTTTACCCAATCTAAATTGGAAAAACATTCCTCTAAAAAGAGATCTCGAAGAAAGTTTACATTTACCAGTTGCTATTACAAACGATGTAAGGGCCGCTGCTTGGGGAGAATGGTTGTTTGGAGGAGGAAAAGGTTCCCATAATATGGTATTAATATTTGTAGGAACAGGAATTGGTTCAGGTATTGTTATTGATGGTAAAATGATTAATGGGGCAACGAATACATTTGGTGAAATTGGCCATATGACTATTGAGATTGAAGGGAGTTTATGCACCTGTGGTAATACAGGATGCTGGGAAACACTTGCAAGCGGTTGGGGAATTGCTGCTAAAACAAAAAGAGAAGTAGAAAAAAATCCAAAAGATGCAAAAAAACTTTTAGAAAGAGTGCAAAATAAAATTGATCATATCACGACCAAAAAAATTATAGAACTTGCAAAAGATGGCGATCCATATTGTCAAAAAATTGTGAAAGAGATGGCTCATGCTTTAGGGGTCGGAATGGTAAACATTGTAAATACGTTTAATCCAGAAAAAGTGATTTTGGGAGGCGGAATAATTGCTGGTCGCCCAGAATTTATAAGTGAAATTAAAGACTTAGTAAGACATAGAGCCCTTCCCTTATCGGCTTCTAAAGTAGAATTTATTCGCGCAAAAATAGAAGAAGACGCGGGAATGGTAGGCGCAGCGGCTTATGCCCTACAATTATTTAATAAAAAGGCCCATGAGCCCCCGGTTATTCTTTAA